Proteins encoded together in one Micromonospora auratinigra window:
- the egtC gene encoding ergothioneine biosynthesis protein EgtC yields the protein MCRHLAYLGPPVSLASLLYDPPYGLLRQSWAPRDMRGGGTINADGFGVGWYPPAGDPVRYRRAQPLWTDTTLPELAAVTTAGAVLAAVRSATVGMPLHETAAAPFAEGRWLFSHNGVVRGWPDALVPLAAGLPLRDLITLDVPTDAALLWALVRHRLRAGAPPAEALADTLAGVVAAAPGSRLNLLLTDGTTVVASTVGHALSVRRRPESVLLASEPFDDDPDWRPVPDGQLVVATATGLDTRPLTVA from the coding sequence ATGTGCCGCCATCTGGCGTACCTGGGACCGCCGGTCAGCCTGGCCAGCCTGCTGTACGACCCGCCGTACGGCCTGCTGCGCCAGTCCTGGGCGCCGCGCGACATGCGCGGCGGCGGCACGATCAACGCGGACGGCTTCGGTGTCGGCTGGTACCCGCCGGCCGGGGACCCGGTCCGCTACCGCCGCGCGCAACCGCTGTGGACCGACACCACGCTGCCCGAGCTGGCCGCGGTCACCACGGCCGGCGCGGTGCTGGCCGCGGTCCGCTCGGCCACGGTCGGCATGCCGTTGCACGAGACGGCGGCCGCCCCGTTCGCCGAGGGGCGCTGGCTGTTCAGCCACAACGGGGTGGTCCGGGGCTGGCCGGACGCGCTGGTGCCGCTCGCGGCCGGGCTGCCGCTGCGGGACCTGATCACCCTGGACGTGCCGACCGACGCCGCCCTGCTCTGGGCACTGGTCCGGCACCGGCTGCGGGCCGGCGCGCCGCCGGCCGAGGCGCTGGCGGACACCCTCGCCGGGGTGGTCGCGGCGGCTCCCGGATCACGGCTGAACCTGCTGCTCACCGATGGCACGACGGTGGTGGCCAGCACCGTCGGGCACGCCCTGTCGGTGCGCCGCCGCCCGGAGTCGGTGCTGCTGGCCTCCGAGCCGTTCGACGACGATCCCGACTGGCGGCCCGTGCCGGACGGGCAACTGGTGGTGGCCACCGCGACCGGACTGGACACCCGGCCGCTGACGGTCGCCTGA
- the egtD gene encoding L-histidine N(alpha)-methyltransferase: protein MSAEPLEIYLEEQDLGRSLREDVRLGLTATPKWLPPKWFYDARGSELFEEITRLPEYYPTRAERAVLAAHATDVAELTGAKTLIELGSGSSEKTRLLLDAFTRHGDLGTFVPLDVSVSALRQSTEQIAAEYPGLRVRGIVGDFTRQLDRLPTGGRRLVVFLGGTIGNLLPVERAEFLTAMRAALEAGDWLLVGTDLVKDPTVIVPAYDDAAGVTAEFNRNVLRVLNRELGADFDPAAFTHVAVWDPEHEWIEMRLRAEHPTRVRVLDLDVDFAAGEELRTEVSAKFRPAGIAAELADAGFSRQAFWTDPDGLFGVSLARAD from the coding sequence ATGAGCGCGGAACCGCTGGAGATCTACCTGGAGGAGCAGGACCTCGGCCGCAGCCTGCGCGAGGACGTCCGGCTCGGGTTGACCGCGACGCCGAAGTGGCTGCCGCCGAAGTGGTTCTACGACGCCCGGGGCAGCGAGCTGTTCGAGGAGATCACCCGGCTGCCGGAGTACTACCCGACCCGGGCCGAGCGGGCGGTGCTGGCCGCGCACGCCACCGACGTCGCCGAGCTGACCGGCGCGAAGACGCTGATCGAGCTGGGTTCCGGCTCGTCGGAGAAGACCCGGCTGCTGCTGGACGCCTTCACCCGGCACGGTGATCTCGGCACCTTCGTGCCGCTGGACGTGTCGGTCAGCGCGCTGCGCCAGTCCACCGAGCAGATCGCCGCCGAGTATCCCGGGCTGCGGGTGCGCGGCATCGTCGGGGACTTCACCCGCCAGCTCGATCGGTTGCCCACCGGCGGCCGCCGGCTGGTGGTCTTCCTGGGCGGGACGATCGGCAACCTGCTGCCGGTGGAGCGGGCCGAGTTCCTCACCGCGATGCGCGCCGCGTTGGAGGCCGGCGACTGGCTGCTGGTCGGCACCGACCTGGTCAAGGACCCGACGGTCATCGTGCCGGCGTACGACGACGCGGCCGGGGTGACCGCCGAGTTCAACCGCAACGTGCTGCGGGTGCTCAACCGGGAGCTGGGCGCGGACTTCGATCCGGCGGCCTTCACCCACGTGGCGGTCTGGGACCCGGAGCACGAGTGGATCGAGATGCGGCTGCGCGCGGAGCACCCGACCCGGGTGCGGGTGCTCGACCTGGACGTCGACTTCGCCGCCGGCGAGGAGCTGCGCACCGAGGTCTCGGCGAAGTTCCGGCCGGCGGGGATCGCGGCGGAGCTGGCCGACGCCGGGTTCTCCCGGCAGGCGTTCTGGACCGACCCGGACGGGCTGTTCGGCGTCAGCCTGGCCCGCGCCGACTGA
- a CDS encoding TMEM165/GDT1 family protein, which yields MDGFLVALVISFGVIFVAELGDKSQLMALTFATRFKPVPVLIGITVATAVVHLASVAIGYGLGAALPTGWISLIAGVAFLGFGLWTLRGDKLTEEEKRKAEKGGKSAIFAVGVAFFLAELGDKTMLATITLATKYGWFGTWLGSTLGMVAADALAILVGRLLGRHLPEKAIRYGAAVLFAICGLWLIFEAVGQLR from the coding sequence ATGGACGGTTTCCTCGTCGCGCTGGTGATCAGCTTCGGCGTCATCTTCGTCGCCGAGCTGGGCGACAAGTCCCAGCTCATGGCGCTCACGTTCGCCACGCGGTTCAAGCCCGTGCCGGTGCTGATCGGCATCACGGTCGCCACCGCCGTCGTGCACCTGGCCTCGGTGGCGATCGGCTACGGCCTGGGCGCGGCCCTGCCCACCGGCTGGATCTCGCTCATCGCCGGCGTGGCCTTCCTCGGCTTCGGCCTCTGGACGCTGCGCGGTGACAAGCTCACCGAGGAGGAGAAGCGCAAGGCGGAGAAGGGCGGCAAGTCGGCGATCTTCGCCGTCGGTGTCGCGTTCTTCCTCGCCGAGCTGGGCGACAAGACCATGCTCGCCACCATCACCCTGGCCACCAAGTACGGCTGGTTCGGCACCTGGCTCGGCTCCACCCTCGGGATGGTGGCCGCGGACGCGCTGGCGATCCTGGTGGGCCGGCTGCTCGGTCGGCACCTGCCGGAGAAGGCGATCCGGTACGGCGCCGCCGTGCTCTTCGCCATCTGCGGTCTCTGGCTGATCTTCGAGGCGGTCGGTCAGCTCCGCTGA
- the nhaA gene encoding Na+/H+ antiporter NhaA, translating into MTDRTPPRRRPYRLLSRRSWPEAHFLADVLRAETVGGGLLLLGAVVALLWANSPWRSGYAALGEWVPWSGGHGLHLDLSLAAWAADGLLAIFFFVVGLELKREFIAGDLRDPRRAALPVVAALGGMLVPALCYVAVTLAAGGTGLRGWAIPTATDIAFALAVLAVVSSHLPQGLRAFLLTLAVVDDLFAILIIAVFYTADFHPLPLLAALLPIAAFAALVQRRRTWWWALLPLGALAWALVHASGVHATVAGVLLGFTVPVLSSRDGRPGLAERLEHRWRPISAGVAVPVFAFFAAGVSLVDVDLGGLLTDPVVIAVAVGLVLGKTLGVFGSTYLLARFTRAELDEEITWSDLLGLALLAGIGFTVSLLIGELAFGAGSAADERVKAAVLLGSLVAAGLATTVLVRRNRVYRRISERESRDSDGDGVPDVYQEETR; encoded by the coding sequence ATGACCGACCGCACCCCGCCACGCCGGCGGCCGTACCGGCTGCTCTCCCGCCGGTCCTGGCCGGAGGCGCACTTCCTGGCCGACGTGCTGCGCGCCGAGACGGTCGGCGGCGGTCTGCTGCTGCTCGGCGCGGTCGTCGCGCTGCTCTGGGCCAACTCCCCCTGGCGCTCCGGGTACGCCGCGCTCGGCGAGTGGGTGCCGTGGTCCGGCGGGCACGGGCTGCACCTCGACCTCAGCCTCGCCGCCTGGGCCGCCGACGGCCTGCTGGCGATCTTCTTCTTCGTGGTGGGCCTGGAGCTCAAACGCGAGTTCATCGCCGGGGACCTGCGCGACCCCCGGCGCGCCGCGCTGCCCGTGGTGGCCGCGCTGGGCGGCATGCTGGTGCCCGCGCTCTGCTACGTCGCGGTGACGCTCGCGGCGGGCGGAACCGGGCTGCGCGGCTGGGCGATCCCCACCGCGACGGACATCGCCTTCGCCCTCGCGGTGCTGGCCGTGGTCAGCTCGCACCTGCCGCAGGGCCTGCGGGCGTTCCTGCTCACCCTCGCCGTGGTCGACGACCTGTTCGCCATCCTGATCATCGCGGTCTTCTACACCGCCGACTTCCACCCGCTGCCGCTGCTCGCCGCGCTGCTGCCGATCGCCGCCTTCGCGGCGCTGGTGCAGCGGCGCCGGACCTGGTGGTGGGCGCTGCTCCCGCTCGGCGCACTGGCCTGGGCGCTGGTGCACGCCTCCGGGGTGCACGCCACGGTGGCCGGGGTGCTGCTCGGCTTCACCGTGCCGGTGCTCTCCTCCCGGGACGGGCGGCCCGGGCTGGCCGAGCGGCTGGAGCACCGGTGGCGGCCGATCTCCGCCGGAGTGGCGGTGCCCGTCTTCGCGTTCTTCGCCGCGGGCGTGTCCCTGGTCGACGTCGACCTGGGCGGGCTGCTCACCGACCCGGTGGTGATCGCCGTGGCCGTCGGGCTGGTGCTCGGCAAGACCCTCGGGGTGTTCGGCTCCACCTACCTGCTGGCCCGGTTCACCCGGGCCGAGCTGGACGAGGAGATCACCTGGTCGGACCTGCTGGGGCTGGCGCTGCTCGCCGGCATCGGCTTCACCGTGTCGCTGCTCATCGGCGAGCTGGCCTTCGGGGCCGGCAGCGCGGCCGACGAACGGGTCAAGGCGGCCGTGCTGCTCGGCTCGCTGGTCGCGGCCGGGCTGGCCACCACGGTGCTGGTCCGGCGCAACCGGGTCTACCGGCGGATCTCCGAACGGGAGAGCCGGGACAGCGACGGCGACGGCGTGCCGGACGTCTACCAGGAGGAGACCCGGTAG
- a CDS encoding nucleoside-diphosphate sugar epimerase/dehydratase — MDPRPTADDGHQRSWLTRHAAVLSLLTLDSAAWCGGFLGAAWTRFEFALTRAGCVRTLAVALACAALYSAATLLRIRTRGRHPIGSAGEARELATMVTVAATVTLIGLLPWAARPVPATTPLVGGTVAFVAMAAGRAGWRARQERHRRPARTAERCLVYGVDAASERLVRVLLGDPRSRYLPVGLLDDSPENRGLRLEGLRVLGGREQIAAAVRATRARTVIFSMSGSEPELLRDVRVRTLEAGAAFKVLPPVRDLLDRPVTVTDVRDMQITDLLGRAQRVAELTVERAGLAGRRVLVTGAGGSIGSELCRQIARCDPGELMMLDRDESALHALQMSLHGRALLDGPELILADIRDAEGIARIIAERRPDVVFHAAALKHLPLLERHPGEAIKTNLLGTLNVLEACRDVAEFVNISTDKAANPISVLGYSKRVTERLTAHYADRLGGAYLSVRFGNVLSSRGSVLTAFQAQLRAGVPITVTHPDVTRYFMTVQEAVHLVLQAAVIGRGGEALVLDMGEPVRIADVARRLAAEADRPVEIVFTGLRPGEKLHEDLFGADESDSRPLHPLISHVPVPALDPDEVRGLDPYADPAELVKRLAAFCEVSGATTLTAVPGQR, encoded by the coding sequence ATGGACCCCAGACCCACCGCCGACGACGGACACCAGCGCAGTTGGCTCACCCGACATGCGGCCGTCCTGTCTCTCCTAACGCTGGACAGCGCCGCCTGGTGCGGGGGTTTCCTCGGCGCGGCCTGGACGCGTTTCGAGTTCGCGCTGACCCGGGCGGGCTGCGTGCGCACCCTGGCCGTCGCCCTCGCCTGCGCGGCGCTCTACTCGGCGGCGACCCTGCTGCGGATCCGCACCCGGGGACGGCACCCGATCGGCAGCGCCGGTGAGGCCCGGGAACTGGCCACCATGGTCACGGTCGCCGCCACGGTCACGCTGATCGGCCTGTTGCCCTGGGCCGCCCGGCCGGTGCCGGCCACCACCCCGCTGGTCGGCGGCACGGTCGCCTTCGTGGCGATGGCCGCCGGACGGGCGGGCTGGCGGGCCCGCCAGGAACGGCACCGCCGCCCGGCCCGCACCGCCGAGCGTTGCCTCGTCTACGGGGTGGACGCCGCGAGCGAGCGCCTGGTCCGGGTGCTGCTCGGCGACCCGCGCAGCCGCTACCTGCCGGTGGGCCTGCTGGACGACTCCCCCGAGAACCGGGGCCTGCGCCTGGAGGGGCTGCGGGTGCTCGGCGGCCGGGAGCAGATCGCCGCGGCGGTCCGGGCCACCCGGGCCCGTACGGTGATCTTCTCGATGAGCGGATCGGAGCCCGAGCTGCTGCGCGACGTGCGGGTGCGCACCCTGGAGGCCGGCGCCGCGTTCAAGGTCCTCCCCCCGGTCCGCGACCTGCTCGACCGCCCGGTCACCGTCACCGACGTACGGGACATGCAAATCACCGATCTGCTCGGCCGGGCGCAGCGGGTCGCCGAGCTGACCGTGGAACGCGCCGGGCTGGCCGGCCGGCGGGTGCTGGTGACCGGCGCGGGCGGGTCGATCGGGTCCGAGTTGTGCCGGCAGATCGCCCGCTGCGACCCGGGTGAGCTGATGATGCTGGACCGTGACGAGTCGGCGCTGCACGCGCTGCAGATGTCGTTGCACGGCCGGGCCCTGCTGGACGGGCCCGAGCTGATCCTGGCCGACATCCGCGACGCCGAGGGCATCGCCCGGATCATCGCCGAACGGCGGCCCGACGTGGTGTTCCACGCGGCGGCCCTCAAGCACCTCCCGCTGCTGGAGCGCCACCCGGGCGAGGCGATCAAGACCAACCTCCTGGGCACCCTGAACGTGCTGGAGGCCTGCCGCGACGTCGCGGAGTTCGTGAACATCTCCACCGACAAGGCGGCGAACCCGATCAGCGTGCTCGGCTACTCCAAGCGGGTCACCGAGCGACTCACCGCCCACTACGCCGACCGGCTCGGCGGGGCGTACCTGAGCGTCCGGTTCGGCAACGTGCTCAGCAGCCGGGGCTCGGTGCTGACCGCGTTCCAGGCGCAACTGCGCGCCGGCGTGCCGATCACCGTCACCCACCCGGACGTCACCCGCTACTTCATGACCGTGCAGGAGGCCGTGCACCTCGTGCTCCAGGCGGCCGTCATCGGTCGGGGCGGCGAGGCGCTGGTGCTCGACATGGGCGAGCCGGTCCGGATCGCCGACGTCGCCCGTCGGCTGGCCGCCGAGGCCGACCGCCCGGTCGAGATCGTCTTCACCGGCCTGCGCCCCGGCGAGAAGCTGCACGAGGACCTGTTCGGCGCCGACGAGTCGGACAGCCGGCCGCTGCACCCGCTGATCTCACACGTCCCGGTGCCCGCGCTCGACCCGGACGAGGTACGCGGCCTCGACCCGTACGCCGACCCGGCGGAGCTGGTGAAACGGCTGGCGGCGTTCTGCGAGGTGAGCGGGGCGACGACCCTGACGGCGGTGCCGGGCCAGCGCTGA
- a CDS encoding polysaccharide biosynthesis tyrosine autokinase, whose protein sequence is MDVLGYLQLVRRHWWIVLVTLMAALGVAAAVTVRTAPQYRASVTFFVTTPSQGVSDAYQGGLFLQQRVKSYADLLASDRLAQSVVAEAPLGLTADQVQRQLTTNTEAGTVLLRATFTDTDQARALKTTEALAAKFVELVQKVETPPDGKAPPIKLEVVSGPRVTSAPVSPQPARNLTIGALLGLLLGSALAVLRGMADVRLRDAAGLQRVTGSPLLGEIPFDANAKSAPLIVGDAANSPRAEAVRKLRTNLRFVDVHEPARVIAVTSALQGEGKTTMACNTAIALAEAGWRVLLIDADLRRPKVAEYLGLDGGVGLTDVLVGDVQVGDVVQRWGDKSLLVLPSGATPPNPSELLGSKAMADLLVALRESADIVVIDTAPLLAVTDGVVVAVQADGALLVTQQGRTSRSQVAAAARALHSVSVRLLGCVLNMAKVAKADAYQYEAYKVVLPPAAPSVPTDRAGVARRGGHAAGRDRTQELTRLSR, encoded by the coding sequence ATGGACGTTCTCGGTTACCTGCAACTCGTCCGGCGTCACTGGTGGATCGTGCTGGTGACGCTGATGGCGGCGCTGGGCGTGGCCGCGGCCGTCACGGTGCGCACCGCACCGCAGTACCGGGCCTCGGTGACCTTCTTCGTCACCACCCCCAGCCAGGGTGTCTCCGACGCCTACCAGGGCGGCCTCTTCCTGCAGCAGCGGGTGAAGTCGTACGCGGACCTGCTCGCCAGCGACCGGCTGGCGCAGAGCGTGGTGGCCGAGGCGCCGCTGGGTCTCACCGCCGACCAGGTGCAGCGTCAGCTGACCACCAACACCGAGGCCGGCACGGTGCTGCTCAGGGCGACCTTCACCGACACCGACCAGGCGCGCGCGCTGAAGACCACCGAGGCCCTCGCCGCCAAGTTCGTCGAGCTGGTGCAGAAGGTCGAGACGCCGCCGGACGGCAAGGCGCCGCCGATCAAGCTGGAGGTGGTCAGCGGTCCCCGGGTCACCTCCGCGCCGGTGTCGCCCCAGCCGGCCCGCAACCTCACCATCGGCGCGCTGCTGGGCCTGCTGCTCGGGTCGGCGTTGGCGGTGCTGCGCGGCATGGCCGACGTGCGGCTGCGCGACGCCGCCGGGCTGCAACGGGTCACCGGCAGTCCGCTGCTCGGCGAGATCCCGTTCGACGCCAACGCCAAGTCCGCCCCGCTGATCGTCGGTGACGCGGCGAACTCCCCGCGCGCCGAGGCGGTCCGCAAGCTGCGCACCAACCTGCGCTTCGTCGACGTCCACGAGCCGGCCCGGGTCATCGCGGTCACCAGCGCCCTGCAGGGCGAGGGGAAGACCACCATGGCCTGCAACACCGCCATCGCGCTGGCCGAGGCCGGCTGGCGGGTGCTGCTCATCGACGCCGACCTGCGCCGGCCGAAGGTGGCCGAGTACCTCGGCCTCGACGGTGGCGTCGGACTCACCGACGTGCTGGTGGGCGACGTCCAGGTCGGCGACGTGGTGCAGCGCTGGGGCGACAAGTCGCTGCTGGTGCTGCCCAGCGGGGCCACCCCGCCCAACCCCAGCGAGCTGCTCGGCTCCAAGGCGATGGCGGACCTGCTGGTCGCGCTGCGGGAGTCGGCGGACATCGTGGTCATCGACACCGCGCCGCTGCTCGCCGTGACCGACGGCGTCGTGGTGGCCGTGCAGGCCGACGGCGCGCTGCTGGTCACCCAGCAGGGACGTACCTCGCGCAGCCAGGTGGCCGCCGCGGCCCGGGCGCTTCACTCGGTGTCGGTGCGGCTGCTCGGCTGCGTGCTCAACATGGCCAAGGTGGCGAAGGCGGACGCCTACCAGTACGAGGCGTACAAGGTGGTGCTGCCGCCCGCCGCGCCGTCGGTGCCGACCGACCGGGCCGGGGTGGCCCGGCGCGGCGGGCACGCCGCCGGCCGGGACCGTACGCAGGAACTCACCCGGCTGTCCCGATGA
- a CDS encoding arsenate reductase/protein-tyrosine-phosphatase family protein: protein MVDEVLFVCHANMCRSPMAEYLARRLFADHPVAVASAGTDAVDGAAMHPYAVEIAAGTGADPAAFRTRRLRPEHLTDAALVLTATRRQRSVCTALAPAALHRTFTLRQFARLAAAAEAPAPRGGSPLRAAVQAAALARGRLQPTAAGADDLHDPIGGSPADFRRCAEEIERSIRPVLALIGTAG, encoded by the coding sequence ATGGTCGACGAGGTGCTCTTCGTCTGCCACGCCAACATGTGCCGGTCGCCGATGGCCGAGTACCTCGCCCGCCGGCTGTTCGCCGACCACCCGGTCGCGGTGGCCAGCGCCGGCACCGACGCGGTGGACGGCGCGGCGATGCACCCGTACGCCGTCGAGATCGCGGCCGGGACCGGCGCGGACCCGGCGGCCTTCCGCACCCGGCGGCTGCGTCCGGAGCACCTCACCGACGCGGCCCTGGTGCTGACCGCGACCCGCCGGCAGCGCTCGGTCTGCACCGCGCTGGCCCCGGCCGCGCTGCACCGGACCTTCACGCTGCGCCAGTTCGCCCGGCTCGCCGCGGCGGCCGAGGCCCCCGCGCCGCGCGGCGGTTCCCCGCTGCGGGCGGCCGTGCAGGCGGCCGCCCTGGCGCGCGGCCGGCTCCAGCCCACCGCCGCCGGGGCGGACGACCTGCACGACCCGATCGGCGGTTCGCCCGCCGACTTCCGGCGCTGCGCCGAGGAGATCGAGCGGTCGATCCGACCCGTGCTGGCGCTCATCGGGACAGCCGGGTGA
- a CDS encoding glycosyltransferase family 4 protein: protein MKIGILSYHFPPEPAFMPGSLAEELAARGHEVRVLTGFPDYPGGHVYPGWRQRWRYQTQSERLTVRRVPRYAGGDRSAGARMAGWLSFAGSVTLAGRRYLGDVDALYVFQLPAVTFAAAGLLRLLGRVPTVLHVQDVWAEEESARPGEAGRWSGRLTATTRRLYHEAGAIAVAAPSLRDLVVAGGADPQRTRVVLNWTDERIFRPTEPSRAARQLVRRGNRCVVMHAGTIGVRQGLETAVRAAAALEGRMDLVLVGSGTQERRVRGLAAELRTQNVRFVERRSPLDMPELYAAADYQLVMQRDLPGLRGTVPAKLQAALSCAAPVVASAGGDTVELVERARAGLSCPPEDWAALADRFWLASAIPPAARADMGRRGRDAYLREMSLRGGVDRIEQLLHEVSQGATRAGRRG from the coding sequence ATGAAGATCGGGATCCTGTCGTACCACTTCCCGCCGGAGCCGGCGTTCATGCCGGGGAGCCTGGCCGAGGAGCTGGCCGCCCGGGGCCACGAGGTACGGGTGCTGACCGGGTTCCCGGACTACCCGGGCGGACACGTCTACCCCGGGTGGCGGCAGCGCTGGCGGTACCAGACGCAGAGCGAACGGCTGACCGTGCGCCGGGTGCCCCGTTACGCCGGCGGCGACCGGTCGGCCGGCGCGCGGATGGCCGGTTGGCTCTCCTTCGCGGGCAGCGTGACGCTGGCCGGCCGGCGCTACCTCGGCGACGTCGACGCGCTGTACGTCTTCCAGCTCCCGGCGGTCACCTTCGCCGCGGCCGGACTGCTGCGGCTGCTGGGTCGGGTGCCCACCGTGCTGCACGTGCAGGACGTGTGGGCCGAGGAGGAGTCGGCCCGCCCCGGGGAGGCCGGCCGGTGGTCGGGGCGGCTGACGGCCACCACTCGACGGCTCTACCACGAGGCGGGGGCGATCGCCGTCGCGGCGCCGTCCCTGCGTGACCTGGTGGTCGCCGGTGGGGCCGATCCGCAGCGCACCCGGGTGGTGCTGAACTGGACCGACGAGCGCATCTTCCGGCCGACCGAGCCGAGCCGGGCGGCCCGCCAGCTGGTCCGTCGGGGCAACCGCTGCGTGGTGATGCACGCGGGCACCATCGGCGTACGCCAGGGGCTGGAGACCGCGGTACGCGCGGCGGCGGCGCTGGAGGGCCGGATGGACCTGGTCCTGGTCGGTTCCGGGACGCAGGAGCGGCGGGTGCGGGGGCTCGCCGCCGAGCTGCGGACGCAGAACGTGCGGTTCGTCGAGCGACGGTCGCCGCTGGACATGCCCGAGCTGTACGCCGCGGCGGACTACCAGCTCGTCATGCAGCGCGACCTGCCCGGGCTGCGCGGCACCGTGCCGGCGAAGCTGCAGGCCGCGCTCTCCTGCGCCGCGCCGGTGGTCGCCTCCGCCGGGGGCGACACGGTGGAGCTGGTCGAGCGGGCCCGGGCCGGGCTGTCCTGCCCGCCGGAGGACTGGGCGGCGCTGGCGGACCGGTTCTGGTTGGCCTCGGCGATCCCGCCGGCGGCCCGCGCGGACATGGGCCGGCGGGGGCGGGACGCGTACCTGCGGGAGATGTCGCTGCGCGGCGGGGTCGACCGGATCGAGCAGTTGCTGCACGAGGTCTCGCAGGGCGCCACCCGCGCCGGACGACGCGGCTGA
- a CDS encoding DUF4012 domain-containing protein, whose protein sequence is MLLTTLVVLSLVLASGGWVGFRAWQARAHLLNAAGLARDLSVDVVGGDLPRAQRTLAALQEQADAARSATGDPGWWLGRRAPYVGDDLTAVRQIAVAVDDLARQAFPTLLRIDLASLVPRQGRLDLARLSGISAEVVAADRAVRETNARLAAVPTGDLVPQVRAALADLRGELGRLGELTSAADRGARLLPSLLGAGGPRRYLLVSQNLAELRATGGMFGAYAVIRAEGGRIRMEAQGAAGDLGTFDPPLKLDQETRRLWNDLPGIFPADVNLNPDFPAAAALYREMVRRRTGTEVDGVLAVDPVALSYLLGAIGPVPMPGSAVLSGSTAVRSLLSDSYRDLDATAQNAFFAAAASRVFTALFAKSVDPRALLTVLDRSITERRILFWSVHSDEQRVLADSQLAGRLPEQDTVPTVGVFLNDGSGAKLGYYLRFSAAVTVGECQPDGRRELRLRVTVRSTAPRAGLSGSVTGLALSGDPYTARTLVSVYSPTGGAVLGGRLDGRDTRMGSGVAGRRQVAVANVEVRPGATRTLEIPLLTGRTGAGTVELVHTPTVTPWTTQVVSAPSCDQ, encoded by the coding sequence GTGCTGCTGACCACCCTGGTGGTCCTCTCGCTGGTGCTCGCGTCCGGTGGCTGGGTGGGCTTCCGCGCCTGGCAGGCCCGGGCGCACCTGCTCAACGCCGCCGGCCTGGCCCGGGACCTCAGCGTCGACGTGGTCGGCGGTGACCTGCCCCGGGCCCAGCGCACCCTGGCCGCGCTCCAGGAGCAGGCCGACGCGGCCCGCAGCGCGACCGGTGATCCGGGCTGGTGGCTCGGCCGGCGGGCCCCGTACGTCGGCGACGACCTGACCGCCGTCCGGCAGATCGCGGTCGCGGTGGACGACCTCGCCCGGCAGGCGTTCCCGACCCTGCTCCGCATCGACCTGGCCTCGCTGGTGCCCCGGCAGGGCCGGCTGGACCTGGCCCGGCTGAGCGGGATCTCGGCCGAGGTGGTGGCGGCGGACCGGGCGGTGCGGGAGACCAACGCCCGGCTGGCGGCGGTGCCCACCGGGGACCTCGTCCCGCAGGTGCGCGCGGCCCTCGCCGACCTGCGCGGGGAACTCGGCCGGCTCGGTGAGCTGACCTCCGCCGCGGACCGCGGTGCCCGGCTGCTGCCGTCCCTGCTGGGCGCCGGGGGCCCGCGGCGCTACCTGCTCGTCTCGCAGAACCTCGCGGAGTTGCGGGCCACCGGGGGCATGTTCGGCGCGTACGCGGTGATCCGGGCCGAGGGCGGTCGGATCCGGATGGAGGCCCAGGGCGCGGCCGGTGATCTGGGCACCTTCGACCCGCCCCTGAAGCTGGACCAGGAGACCCGCCGGCTCTGGAACGACCTGCCCGGGATCTTCCCGGCGGATGTCAACCTGAACCCGGACTTCCCGGCCGCCGCCGCCCTCTACCGGGAGATGGTGCGCCGGCGCACCGGGACCGAGGTGGACGGGGTGCTGGCGGTGGACCCGGTGGCGCTGTCGTACCTGCTGGGTGCGATCGGCCCGGTGCCGATGCCCGGCAGTGCCGTGCTGAGCGGCAGCACCGCGGTACGGAGCCTGCTCAGCGACTCCTACCGGGACCTCGACGCCACGGCGCAGAACGCGTTCTTCGCCGCCGCGGCGTCCCGGGTGTTCACCGCGCTGTTCGCGAAAAGTGTCGACCCGCGGGCTCTTTTGACCGTTTTAGACCGCTCAATCACTGAACGACGGATATTGTTCTGGAGTGTCCACTCCGATGAGCAGCGTGTCCTGGCCGACAGCCAGTTGGCCGGGCGGCTGCCGGAGCAGGACACCGTGCCGACCGTCGGCGTGTTCCTCAACGACGGCAGTGGCGCGAAGCTCGGCTACTACCTCCGGTTCTCCGCCGCCGTGACGGTCGGCGAGTGCCAACCGGACGGGCGTCGGGAACTGCGGCTGCGGGTCACCGTCCGCTCCACCGCCCCCCGGGCGGGACTGAGCGGGTCGGTCACCGGGCTCGCGCTCTCCGGCGATCCGTACACCGCCCGCACCCTGGTGTCGGTGTACAGCCCGACCGGCGGGGCGGTGCTCGGCGGCCGGCTCGACGGGCGCGACACCCGGATGGGCAGCGGCGTCGCCGGGCGCCGCCAGGTCGCCGTGGCGAACGTCGAGGTCAGGCCCGGGGCGACCCGGACCCTCGAGATCCCGCTGCTCACCGGCCGGACCGGCGCCGGCACGGTCGAGCTGGTGCACACACCCACCGTCACCCCATGGACCACCCAAGTTGTTTCCGCACCAAGCTGTGATCAGTAG